The genomic region ATCGAGCTTGATGTAGTTCAGGCCATGTTCGCTGGCTTCCACTTCGAGCGGAGCCTCTTCGTGGACATCGCGGAGCGCGGCGAGGTCCGGGTGCATATAGAGGGCGTTCGAGTCGAACGTGATCTTGGCGTCGACCGCAATGACATCGCCCTGGGCGGTAAGCACCAGCGGGTTGATCTCGGCGATCGCAGCGTCCGTCTCCTCGTAGGCCTTATAAAGCGCGAGGATGAACTTGACGGCCTGTTTGAGCGCTTCGCCCTCGAAACCAAGGCTATAGGCAAGCCGGCGGGCGTGGAACGGCTGGATTCCCGTGACCGGGTCAATCCACACCTTCAAGATTTTTTCGGGGTGCTCCTCCGCTACGGTTTCGATTTCAACACCACCTTCGGTGGAGGCCATGACGACATTCTGGTTGCGTTGGCGATCCAGCGTGATGCCCAGATAAAACTCCTTCGCAATATCCGACGCTTCCGCGATGAGTACGGCGCGCACCTTTTGGCCTTCGGGCCCGGTCTGGTGCGTCTTCAGCATCATGCCCAGGATCGCGTTCGCTTTTTCGCGTACTTCCGCGACGCCCCGTGCGAGCTTGACGCCGCCGCCTTTGCCGCGGCCGCCGGCGTGTATCTGCGCTTTGACTACAAACAGATCGATGCCGCGCTCGGCCTTCATTTTCTCCGCGGCTGCGACAGCCTCATCCACCGAATAGGCCACGATGCCGGGTTGCACGGCCACGCCGTACCGTTGAAGAACGTCTTTTGCCTGATATTCGTGTAATTTCATGCGTCTCTGGGCGTCAAGAAAGGTGTAAGGCGGAACTCTATCTCAGGAGATCAAAGTCCCAACGTGGCGCTCGGTCTTCGCCGAACCCGCGTTCAGGCCGTGTTGAACCGAAGCTCGCCGGTTAAGTTTACACCGGCAGACTCCCCTCTTTTAATTTTGCTCTAGTTTTCCGGCGTTTTTCCCCTTCCGGCAATTCCGCGGCGCTTGCTTATCATGACGACGATTGACTTTCACATCATGCGTCGCTTTCTCACAGGCACCGTATTTCTGATCGGTTGCCTGATCGTTTTTTTTGTCGTGCTCCATTATGTCGAGTTCGTGGACGATTTTTTCGATCGTGGGGCGAGCATGAGCCAGGTCTTCCTGGAATATTACCCCAACTTCGTCCCAGACATCGTGCGGCTGACGAGTCCTCTGGCCGTATTCCTCTCTTGCGTCTATCTGACGGGCAAGTTATCGCAGCAATTGCAGCTAGCGGCGTTACAGACCAGCGGTGTTTCGTTGTACCGACTGCTGCTTCCTTTTCTCGTAGTGGCCCTGGCCATCAGCGTGTTCATGTTCTGGTTTAACGGGTGGATCGTTCCCAGGACGAACCAGACCGTAATCGAATTCGAGCAAAAGTACCTCAAGAACAAACAGCAGCAACTGGACCCAAGCGACATCCACCGCCAGAACACCCCCGAGAGCATCGTATCGGTTGGGTTTTACGATCGTATGGCGCAGGTAGCCCACAAGGTATCGATACAGCACTTCGGCGACGGCCGGCGGCTCCTGTCGCGCATGGACGCCAAGCGCATGAGCTGGGTGGATTCGCTGGGGGTGTGGCAAATGGCGGATGTCACCGAGCGCACGTTCTTGGACGATGGGCGGGCGCTTTTCCGCAAGATCGATGCACTGGACACCCTGCTGACGATTTACCCCCGGGATCTGGCGCGAACGGAACGGGAAGTGGAATCGATGACCATCCCGGATGCGCGCGCGTACATCGACGCGCTCCAGCGGTCGGGCGCAAACAACACAGGGCGCACGATTGTCGGCTACCAGAGCAAGTTCGCCTACCCCCTGGCGAACGTGATCGTGGTACTAATCGGCATGCCGCTGGCGGCCGTCCGCCGGCGCGGGGGGCAAGCCGTCCAGATC from Rhodothermales bacterium harbors:
- the sucC gene encoding ADP-forming succinate--CoA ligase subunit beta: MKLHEYQAKDVLQRYGVAVQPGIVAYSVDEAVAAAEKMKAERGIDLFVVKAQIHAGGRGKGGGVKLARGVAEVREKANAILGMMLKTHQTGPEGQKVRAVLIAEASDIAKEFYLGITLDRQRNQNVVMASTEGGVEIETVAEEHPEKILKVWIDPVTGIQPFHARRLAYSLGFEGEALKQAVKFILALYKAYEETDAAIAEINPLVLTAQGDVIAVDAKITFDSNALYMHPDLAALRDVHEEAPLEVEASEHGLNYIKLDGNVGCMVNGAGLAMATMDIIKLAGGEPANFLDVGGGANAQTVEAGFRIILKDPNVKAILVNIFGGIVRCDRVANGVVEAARKVEIRVPLIVRLQGTNAAEGQQILKDSGLKVETAILLKEAAEKVTSALAA
- a CDS encoding LptF/LptG family permease, which translates into the protein MRRFLTGTVFLIGCLIVFFVVLHYVEFVDDFFDRGASMSQVFLEYYPNFVPDIVRLTSPLAVFLSCVYLTGKLSQQLQLAALQTSGVSLYRLLLPFLVVALAISVFMFWFNGWIVPRTNQTVIEFEQKYLKNKQQQLDPSDIHRQNTPESIVSVGFYDRMAQVAHKVSIQHFGDGRRLLSRMDAKRMSWVDSLGVWQMADVTERTFLDDGRALFRKIDALDTLLTIYPRDLARTEREVESMTIPDARAYIDALQRSGANNTGRTIVGYQSKFAYPLANVIVVLIGMPLAAVRRRGGQAVQIGLGLLIAFFYLATMKLVEPFGYSGELPPVVAAWLPHVLFTLLGIFLVARAKK